A genomic stretch from Candidatus Brocadiaceae bacterium includes:
- a CDS encoding ComEA family DNA-binding protein — translation MNGTILRNLFVAFLFTVTIVFVSQTEGRLSAGEIYGKVNINTATETELRLLPEIGPKLAGRVVDYRAENGNFETIDDLKRVNGVGDKKFEKMKNYLIVTGETTIETVKPKKEEKGKN, via the coding sequence ATGAATGGAACCATATTGCGTAATCTATTTGTTGCTTTTTTGTTTACGGTCACGATAGTTTTCGTTTCACAAACCGAAGGGAGACTATCGGCTGGCGAAATATATGGGAAAGTAAACATAAACACTGCGACAGAAACTGAATTAAGGTTATTACCGGAAATTGGGCCTAAACTTGCCGGAAGAGTTGTAGATTATAGGGCAGAAAATGGTAATTTCGAAACAATTGATGACTTAAAACGTGTCAATGGTGTCGGTGATAAAAAGTTTGAAAAAATGAAAAATTATCTTATTGTTACGGGTGAAACAACCATAGAAACCGTAAAGCCAAAAAAGGAGGAAAAAGGTAAGAACTAA